One stretch of Erythrolamprus reginae isolate rEryReg1 chromosome 7, rEryReg1.hap1, whole genome shotgun sequence DNA includes these proteins:
- the LOC139170660 gene encoding uncharacterized protein, translating to MTKRELHVFSDASTQTIAAMAYTRIYGGEHNFQAPFPASVPTPALVPVEPFPLSLLVSIPGPGPVSDPDPIPVPMASALVPDPVPVPTASVSVPDPVEPVPVSLPGPDSDPVSVPVPIASVPVNLFLFVFLILWNLFQFLFQVQSGYGQVIGPQSKQSIKSKGVSVWGLPVAPTRDSG from the exons ATGACGAAAAGAGAGCTGCATGTTTTCTCAGATGCATCCACGCAAACAATAGCAGCCATGGCCTATACCAGAATCTACGGCGGGGAGCATAATTTCCAAGCCCCTTTTCCAGCTTCTGTTCCTACTCCTGCTCTTGTTCCTGTGGAACCCTTTCCACTTTCTCTTCTAGTTTCTATTCCAGGTCCAGGTCCAGTTTCCGATCCTGATCCTATTCCAGTTCCTATGGCATCCGCTCTTGTTCCTGATCCTGTTCCAGTTCCTACGGCATCTGTTTCTGTTCCTGATCCTGTGGAACCTGTTCCAGTTTCTCTTCCAGGTCCAGATTCTGATCCAGTTTCTGTTCCAGTTCCGATTGCATCTGTTCCTgtcaatctgtttctgttcgtgtTCCTGATCCTGTGGAACCTGTTCCAGTTTCTCTTCCAGGTCCAG AGTGGCTATGGTCAGGTTATCGGGCCACAGTCCAAGCAGTCAATTAAAAGCAAAGGTGTCTCAGTGTGGGGTCTTCCAGTAGCTCCAACAAGGGACAGTGGCTAA